In Pelmatolapia mariae isolate MD_Pm_ZW linkage group LG8, Pm_UMD_F_2, whole genome shotgun sequence, one genomic interval encodes:
- the LOC134632974 gene encoding stonustoxin subunit beta-like — protein sequence MPTTNRIISETRKPEKAEKIPVYEPNIPEPKWRADLIKYWINLSLDDKTANKMLWITEGGAKVARMTDNITCPVLDRPERYEYAPQVLCKEGILGSRGYWEVEYSGWVVIGVAYEGAGRRNKDGACGLGENEESWGLGWSGSSYHAWHKGHSTQIVEIPRCSTIGVYVDQPAGVINFYAVEDVIEGGECNGKKEVKLLKQFKSSFKEKMMPGFWVGTNSDCVIKKKEE from the exons ATGCCTACCACCAACAGAATCATTTCGGAGACAAGGAAGCCAGAAAAAG CAGAGAAGATCCCAGTGTATGAGCCAAATATCCCTGAACCCAAATGGAGAGCTGATCTTATCAAAT ATTGGATTAACTTGTCTCTGGATGACAAAACAGCCAATAAAATGCTGTGGATCACAGAAGGTGGTGCCAAAGTGGCCAGAATGACTGATAACATCACTTGTCCTGTCTTGGACAGACCAGAGCGATATGAGTACGCTCCACAG GTTCTTTGCAAAGAGGGAATCCTGGGAAGCCGGGGCTACTGGGAAGTGGAGTATTCAGGATGGGTTGTGATTGGAGTCGCATACGAAGGAGCTGGAAGAAGGAACAAGGATGGAGCCTGTGGCCTGGGAGAAAACGAGGAGTCCTGGGGTCTCGGCTGGAGTGGTTCCAGCTATCATGCCTGGCACAAAGGTCACAGTACACAGATTGTGGAGATTCCCAGGTGCTCCACAATAGGTGTATATGTTGACCAGCCTGCTGGTGTCATTAATTTTTATGCTGTGGAGGATGTGATTGAGGGAGGAGAATGCAATGGGAAAAAGGAGGTTAAACTTTTGAAGCAGTTTAAGAGCTCCTTTAAGGAGAAAATGATGCCAGGTTTCTGGGTAGGAACAAACTCTGACTGTGTTATCAAAAAGAAGGAGGAATAA